Proteins encoded in a region of the Methanofollis tationis genome:
- a CDS encoding helix-turn-helix domain-containing protein, giving the protein MCGVSIAGRIRVARRSAGMSQRDLGAAIGVSATAISKYEKGVVIPGSEMLIRLSEALDVNIDFFFRQIVADVSEPRYRCRKSLTKKEERIIHGKVTEWLERYLEVEMIAGITARLDLPPREACLVSTLDDVEAVARMVRDAWDLGTDPIENVMDVLEQHGIRVGLFDAPDSFDALTFYHDEQTPVIAINTSMTGDRQRYNCAHELGHLLLQVDPSLDEEDATHRFAGAFLVPDEMVWKELGEQRCAIDLRELSLLKHKYGMSMKASVLL; this is encoded by the coding sequence GTGTGCGGTGTGAGCATTGCCGGGCGAATCCGGGTGGCCAGGAGAAGTGCTGGAATGAGCCAGCGGGACCTTGGCGCTGCAATCGGCGTGAGTGCGACGGCGATCTCAAAGTATGAGAAAGGGGTGGTGATCCCGGGTTCTGAGATGCTCATCCGCCTGAGCGAGGCCCTGGACGTGAACATCGATTTTTTCTTCAGGCAGATTGTGGCTGATGTCTCAGAACCCCGTTATCGCTGCCGGAAATCCCTCACGAAAAAGGAGGAACGCATCATTCATGGGAAGGTGACCGAATGGCTTGAACGCTACCTGGAGGTCGAGATGATCGCCGGGATCACGGCCAGGCTGGACCTCCCGCCCCGCGAGGCGTGCCTGGTGTCCACCCTTGACGATGTGGAGGCGGTCGCCCGGATGGTCCGGGATGCATGGGACCTGGGCACAGATCCGATCGAGAACGTGATGGATGTGCTTGAGCAGCACGGCATCAGGGTCGGACTCTTTGACGCCCCTGATTCTTTTGACGCCCTGACGTTTTATCACGACGAACAAACGCCGGTGATTGCGATCAACACGTCCATGACCGGGGACCGCCAGCGCTACAACTGTGCCCATGAACTGGGGCATCTGCTCCTCCAGGTCGATCCCTCTCTCGATGAGGAGGATGCGACACACCGTTTTGCCGGGGCATTTCTTGTGCCCGATGAGATGGTCTGGAAGGAGCTGGGAGAGCAGCGGTGCGCCATCGATCTGCGGGAACTCTCCCTGCTCAAACACAAGTACGGGATGAGCATGAAGGCCTCAGTACTTCTCTAA